The Megalobrama amblycephala isolate DHTTF-2021 linkage group LG10, ASM1881202v1, whole genome shotgun sequence DNA segment tgactttctaaggaacacaaaagaacatattttgatgaatgtactgtatcatttttatatcatttaatatgatgaaagtcagtggggtccagtgttgttttggagctcattcactttcattgtatagaTAAAAACAGTGGAAACAGTCTTTAAAATCTTAACTTTTGTGCTCCCCAGAAGACGCAGATTAttcattttggggtaaactCTTCTTTGGGTGTCTGATACGCTTTAAAACACTGACTTTCTCACCATTCTCAGTTTAGGAGAGACAAGGGTTGCATTCTCCACAGCAGCATAGAAAGCCAGGATACCATAGGGGCACCAGCAAAACAGCATGGTCTTCAGAGGAGTGCCACAGTTGAACTGCACATAGAGAGCAAGAGGGAGGTTTAGTCTTCAGTTGGATTTCTCCAAGTCACATGCTGCAGATTTAACTTGGATGCCCCTTATACACCATTAAACATTCCAATGTTCATATGAGCAAACATGGTACGGCAAACCatagcaaaagaaaagaaaagaaaaatggcaaaagactgtaaaatgctacagtaaaaacctGTTAATTGGTTACCAGTAAAATCCTTAATATATACACTGAATAACTGTAATACAGTGAATAACTGTAACTGCAATCTtacttttaatgtaattttactgtaaaatactgttaaatttacagtttttagaagtaaaaaagaacaagtcattgtataatttagagtgaaaaaccataaattgacattagtttttttctcatcagttatgtacattaaggttttatgttgcatttaatgtttgttaaattaatgtttattggcTTACTTTAttgtcatgtgtgttaccatgatggtgtttagagTTTGTGTGAATGCTACTGCGCATCTTCTATATATTACTATTCACCTTCTCAGCTTGTTGAAAAGCttgtgatgagctttgattcatcatgtgactttctCATCACTACTTGTTTTTGGTGGTTGtctgtcagtgtattacaaaggtccaaaacagatattagtactttattaatattaaaggtgctctaagcgattctgagtggagtaacttcctgttgacgttcgaagtgttgtcaaacaaaacagaggctagctagacccttcctcctactcctcctggccctcccctccgtgcttcctgaaacagtcatgaacgcgcatattgggccctatcttgcacccagcgcaattgactttgtacaccgatgcatgtgtcattcctattttgcacccgcgcaaagcgcgcttttccttccacagaagcacgtcgctaaactagtgaatgaacttgcgctccctgggcggttcagcgcaaaaaaggaggtgtgttcaggcgcattgcctgcgcattgctattttaaggagctgaaaatagactgcgccatagaccaactcaaacctggtctaaagtcaatggcgcaatatttttttgttagagcgcgttggtagaaactgcgcctctgggcgcgtccacagtgcgcgttgactttgcttattacacacagggatgcgcatcacacaaacatgccaaatattaaaaacaaaaggattacagtgtaaaagaatattattgtgtacataaatataaaaatgtaatgatgaatagtcattgcgtgtattagaattaggctacctattttcaattcagcctattactacttataatgatgaacgaaattggctaattaattgaacaatcgtgccaatacacacacacacataactgactcatcgcgtgtacgcaaTGTAAATAgtaatccgccatggcgcgagcgcatctcacTCTTAAAAGgaaatgggagatgacactctgattggtttatttcacgttacgcccaaaccacacctaagaataatgaagctacttcagaccaacccattttagatttgcgccgggcgcaagagccatttatcccgccgggaaaatagcaacagcgccgagacccgcccacaaagttacttgcgcttcgcgctttgacacttgcgtttcagatcgttaaaatagggcccttaaaatgtaagtagcttgcgtattgacgctgcttgtcggttattggctggagcatgtttattatgttaagtggtccaggctgcaccagtttgtttttattgcagttttcagagcttgtggcgactacagagaccgcgtttttttacagtgtgttcaggggacaggcagctagcgcatagtgaggagatgtttgcggtatgtgacaaaaaaaaaattgggcctaaaaacgcgtcaaatcgcttagagcgcctttaatatcagttaatgaaatccaattttttactgtaaatttaagttaaatatgTAAAGCCTGAAATGTTgctaccatattttttttaaggtaCATTTCTGGCAACCACACATGCTGTTTTTTCTAAATTTGGCATGAAGGCTTAACAAAGACATGATGAAATGACCAACGATACTGTATTTACAAACTAGAATGTGGTTCAGTAGTACAGTAGTAGAATACAGTATTAGATCTACATTAAAGTGATACTGCgccaatgttattttagtatttatatactgttagtttttattatttttttttaattagcctttattttagtttcatttttagtaattttggtaggtgcttttcatttttattagtgtttttctttgttttaaatatatatattactattgagatttaatttattttttagttaagttttacttcagttttagtttgtatttatttccagttagttattttagtgtttcagttagttgtcatggcaacattcttttttttatctaatatttttttatctaataattaaaattttattcattttagctTTATTCCAGTTAAAAATAGTTAACATTAATAACCCTGTTCTGTGCTGGTCTTAACTGTCTGTAAGGAAATCCCCTTCTTCTGCTATCACTTTGGTATTGATGTGCATGCAATTTTTTAGCATTACATAATAGTTCTGTCCTGGAGAAGAGTTCAGTAGCTGTTGCAGAAATGCCTTTGTGCTCCCAGGCAAAAGGTTTCTTTGACCCACTCAGTCACCGTGAATAACGGTCTTATGCAATGTATATTCTGTTCTTTTCATGCGCCCCTTTGGTCTCACATGTCAAAATCTAATATCGTGCAGAGGATTCTTTACCTTAGCCTGGCCAGTCTTCTTGAATTTCCTATCAATGGACTGATAGGAGGACAGCACCACAAACACCTGAATGCCCATGTTGAAGATGGCCATGGGGATCAAGTAAGACACGTAGTTCCTGAGGACAgatgaaattacatttatagGCTTTCAAGGGTCTTATTTCACAGTGAACAGATTTACAAGGAAATGAGACATCCCCATGATCCCaatattgcttttatatatttgtaaatatgggTCAGAATGCATATTTGAATATATGGGTCAGAATGTGGGTCAATAGTGGTGGTGAGCAATGTTGTATGTTATAATATGACGTGAATTATGAATGTACTAATTAACTTTGCATCTTACCTATCGCCCTTGCTGTAGTCCAGTGTGCAGCAGGTCCTTAGGGGCTCGTAGTCATACTCTCCCCAGCCAATCAGAGGCATGGCGGACCAGAAGGCAGTGAAGAGCCAGACGAAGATAACCAGGGTGATGGCACTGCTCCACTGCAGCTTTGTCCCTAATGATACAAGGTGATCAAACATTGTGCTGTGtactaaattgttttatttaataaccataaacattttttttttaaaagtactatatttatatttttacacatatacaccaatgttcaaaagtttggggtcagtacgtttttgtttttttttgtctcttatgctcaccaaggctgcatttattagatCAAAGTATAGAAACTGTAAATTTGTAATATtgtttatgtaatatttgtaataatgtaagttttttttttttcattacatttttttttattttattattattattatattttaaaatataatttattcatgtgcaGGCAAACCTGAATTTTCTCAGCCATTACTACTGTCTTCTGTATCACATAAtctttcataaatcattctaatatgctgatttgctactcaagaaacattacttattattatcaatgttgaaaacagtgctgcttaatatttttgtggaaactgtgataaatattttttcaggattcttgattaataaaaagtttaaaagaactgcatttatttgaaaaaaaaaattgtaacaaTCTAAGGGCCcagtttacacctggtattaagatgcattttgatcgaacgcaatttacatatgaacgcaAAAGGAGATGACGGAAAAACatggagagcagcagctttcgtttTGTGCTATAGCTAGATACGCAGTGCCAGGAGATTGGGTTGAGAAAACCGCCAAACGTGGTGAGAGggatggtgagagaacattgtgcttggtacatttattatcttcaaaccaaacttgggttcTCATCCCATCTGGCTAgagcgcttcccataatgtttacacattaggTTAGTAGGTGAAAAGAAGGCGGTTTTTTGTAGCTCTTCGAACACATTTGACCAcatggaagtggtcgaaagtcgacaagctcaaaatgttttagaccccATTTACATCAGTATTTAGTGTCGTCCAACTGTGATCAGATTTACGAAAATGCTTCTTAATACCAGCTGACAGGGCCTAGTCACTTTcgatcaattaaatgcatccttacagaataaaagtattaatttcttttaaaaaaatctgattgaccctaaacttttgaatggtcatttatgttgcttttttgttgtttttgttacaGAACTTTTACGTTTTGATATTAATACAACACACCAAATAATGTTAGACCTGATTTGCTCAGTGTTGACATACTGCACTAAATTAAAATGGCCATTCACTGGGATTCTGAAAAGAATGGCCATTGGTGAAGCTTAAGTGCACTATAAGTACCTTCAGCTGGAGGTCTTTGCAACATGGGTGGTCTAAACTAGAACAAAGACTTTCAGATATCCCATTGAAGTGCAGGTCCTATATGGTGAGAGGCatctcattgtttttttttactaaggTTCTCTGTTCCTGTTACTCACTTGTGCAGTACTGGTGGTATCTGTCCCAAGCAATGGCTGCAATAAAGTGGATGCTGGCAAGAGCAGTCATAAAGCCCTGGAAGCCGTGAGTCTGGCATCCATCTGATCCATAAGGCCAGTATCTGGAGTTTCAAGAAGATCACATATTGAAAAAAGATCAAGGTTCGCTGGttgaaatttaaattaaaatgaatttagtAATGTATATTTCTCTGACAGATTCTTAAACCTTAACATTTTCTCTCTCCTATCTTGAATATTTGATCACATCCTTGCTTATATCACTAAATTTTGAAATCCAACTTATTTGTATATGGTTTCTGATCCAAACTGGTCCAGACCAGACCTCTTAGGCTGAATTATGCTATTATTAATTATAGCATGGATGTGATTAAAAGACATTTCATCCCACAGAGAATTAACAGCTGCACTTTAAGTCTTTTTTTTACGAAAAAAAACCGACCCCTCTTTAACATCACAGCTGTATTTACACACTGGCATCCGTGACGCACCATCGCCTCTAGGGGTTCCGTCAACAACATCATCAACAACATCATCAACACACAAACGTGCGCGTGCTTACCTCAGAAAGCTTGAGAACGCAGCGATAGTGGCGTTCATAGAAATACCCATATCTGCCATGGCCAGACTGAACACGAGAAAATTACTTGGAGTCCGTAATTCTCTTATTTTAAGAAAAGCAACAACGGTGACAGCATTCAGGAAGAACCCGAGGAGACCTTCAGAGGACACAGAAAACGTGTGAACAATCAGAGCCTTCTCGAGACCCCATAACAGCGCAGTTACGAAACATTATATGATAGCCTTCACATAGATAGTGTTAAATCAACATTATGTGTCATTGATTTTGCAACCTTTTGCTATCGTTCCCGGATGAAACGCATCCTATTAAGCCTATACACATCCATAAAGTATGATTTGCACGcgatcctgtttttttttttttttttttttttttttaattaacctGAATATGATTCTTACCCTCCACGAGAAGACAAGATCCCAGGGAGAACACATCGAAGTCGGAGAATCCCTCCGGTAAAGGATACGACGTTACCATTTTGAACGTAATTTTGACCCCAAAGTGTGCAGAATTACAGTCCTCACTCGCGCGCGATGTGCCTCAGTGTGTTCAAACGAAGCCTTCTTTTAAAGGAGCATTTCACGTGAAAAAGCATGAACGTAATTATGTAAAGCTCTCCCTCTGCCTCAATCCGCACAAGAATGTATTAATGAACATAACAACTCCTACCATTGACCCCTAATACGTATTTACACAGGGCACCAGTAAAGCGCTCATTCAGTTACACAACAAGCCTTTGTGTGTCGGACGCTTGAGCGCACTGATGATAAGACCGAGTGGATGTGAACCAGTCCAGCCTGTGCCAATTCAGAGTGTCGTGTTCTGTTCGCTGGCTGAACAACAGGTGTCGAAGAGCTGTTACTCCAGACACTGATAGACATTGCGTATTTGACGGTTTGCATATGGTAGATGGTGATTGTCACATTGGCGGTTGGATCAGTGGATACTGACTAGATCTTCAGactcgagagagagagagagagagagagagagagagagagagagaatgtcaGTGTCTATACAAATAGAAAAGCAGTGGTTCTGAGAAATCATTTTAGGGTCATTTAAACCTGTGCTGGCCATAATAAGCTGTGTTCAGCGCTGAAACAGACacattggtaacactttgcaataaggtttcattagttaacatgaattaataattaattctacagcatttattgatctttgttaatgttaaagggttagttcacccaaaaatgaaaattctgtcatttattaggctacttaccctcatgccgttccacacccgtaagaccttcgttaatcttcggaacacaaattaatatatttttttgttgaaatccgatggctccgtgaggccatcatagggagcaatgacatttcctctctcaagatccataaaggtactaaaaacatatttaaatcagtttatgtgagtacagtggttcaatattaatatcataaagcaacgagaatatttttggagcgccaaaaaaacaaaataacgacttatttagtgatggccgatttcaaaacactgcttcaggaagattcggagcacaaattaatcagtgtatcgaatctacTGTTCGGAGCGCAAAAGTCActtgatttcagccgttggcagtttgacacgcgatctgaaatTCTGAATCATGAtccgatacactgattcatttgtgctccgaatcttcctgaagcagtgttttgaaatagggcatcactaaataagtcgttattttgttttgttttttggcgctccaaaaatattctcgttgctttataatattaatattgaaccactgtactcacatgaactgatttaaatatgtttttagtacctttatggatcttgagagaggaagtgtcattgctcacttcggtaaagttggttttatattcgcacattcggacatccgtattcaatagccttgttaatcacactacggagccatcggatttcatttttgggtgaactaaccctttaatttcaacatttactaatactaaagttgtatttgttaacattagttaatgcactgtgaactaacatgaacaatgaaccactgtatttttattaactaacattaacaaagatcaataaatactgtaacaaatgtattgctcatagttcatgttagttaatacattaactaatgttaacaaatgaaaccttattgtaaagtgttaccggaacattttaaatgttttgtataGACAATAGCCACTCTGAATTCTGCTCTATTAAAAGCTGCTTTGTTTCCAGATTGCATTATTCATACTTGAGTGGAAGCAAATAATAAACAAGTTACAAAGAGTAACACTGATACACTAACCTACTTCTTTGTTTTGCAATCTATTCATTGGTGTTTTATCAGATGATTCTTTATTGTTATGTTTGTTCACAGTGCAACAtaaacaacttttgattttaataatgtataagTAAATGTAGAAATTATAATGTATAgaaattataagcatttttaatcatgttagctaatatttacaaatgaaaccttattgcaAAGTGGTTTTCTAACATACTGTTATATGTGGAGTGCAAACTTGAGTGGAACAaaccttttaaaaaatgtgctgTCATATGACTTAACATTCCTTTTTAACATGTAAATGATATTTCACAGGTTTCACAACCTCATAATCTTGGTTGAGGCAATGAATGAACAATATGGGTCTTGTTTGTGAACTGTATCATATGATATTTAGATTCAATTAGGATTTTGCCATTTCATATATGTTCTTCTCAAAAATTATACTATAGATCAACAATGTTTTGTATGCATTTATAGATCAAAAGATTTTGTTAGACTTAAAGGCTTAGAAAATAGTTTGAAAGATTGTGACTGTTACCACTAGACCTCTAAGCTGTTACCACTAGACCTCTTTCACACATTAAGATCCATACATCATATGTTTCTCACATACAGGTCTCTATTCAATAACTTAATATGGATTTGGCTTTTCCATGTGTAAATGGGATTAGTGGCCCTACatgaactttaaagggttagttcacccaaaaatgaaaattctgtcatttactcatgtcgtaccaaacccataagactttcgttcatcttcaaaacacaaatgaagatctttttaatgaaatctgcaAGCTTTCTCCATAGTCAGCTACATatctaccactttgatgcttcaaaaagttcataaagagatgataaaactaatccatatgaattgtgCGGGTATTTTCTGAATAGAcacaattgctttatatgatgaacagatttaattgaAACCTTTACTcgcatataaacactgatcagcgaacatacatagaagctcaaccgaacctgaatgATGTGCGAGATCAAACCTCTTTCGGAAGATCAAACGTGGTGCATAACCAGTGTGTACGGAATGACAATTAATACGgaatgtaattaatgacagaattttcatttctgtgtGAACTAAAAAAAGCACATAGTACTGAACTACAATAGTCAAAACACTGTAAAACctaataagttcagaatactcaaaacatttgaggaaacttgttacctcaaaacatttaaactaactcattttttaaaagttggtagaacttaaaatgtttgtgacaagtggggcggggctgagagccatggaagcggatcaaagccagtgtggtgcacaggtgtctctcactaaCAATCCCGTCACCCGCATCACTTtcccaactcatcataatgttaattacatacagttaatttacataaacatcacattcagatcttggttaaatgttacatagcaaataacacatgctattataactatcagagaGACATTATCAGAGAGTCATTACAtacttgcatatatgtaatcaaacaacatatgtggtcttaaatgttttgcagctcatcctcaacctaaccacaggctctactcttcaccacagtggtaaccctacaaaactaacataacagaacccccctgaatcccaacataacacaacattaaacattaacttatatatccatatgttaatcttgtgcaaaaacacacagagtaacacttaatttcaacagttatttatatggtctgacgcaaagcatgctgggaattagaaatctgctgcagctcaactcaatcatattaagttcagcttactactatgaaattttgagttcatgcaacttttttctattaagtacaatgaactttcattattatttgagtgaaacaaactcatttaatttaactgttcggttttacagtgcatttgaagtggatcaaaaaagttcatcaaagtttcCAAAGAACTAaattgtcctaagaagaaggttttaagataactttgatgaaaggttttgatccacttcaaatgttgactactgtataacGCTCAGGAGGTTGTTCTCACTGCAGCTTTTACTGAATTATCTGAAACTATATACTGCAGTTGGGAATCTCACCAAAAAGATCTTTAGGGGAATAATGTGACCATATTAGGTGTGTGAGAGAGCTGTAGGAAGTTGTAGATTAAAGGAAATGTTAacactttttatatttatactaGTTCCACATTTAGCActttctaaaaaacaaaaaaacaacaacaacactttgctgattttttttctttcataaacTCATGGCAGTTGAGAAATTCGGTTTTATATTTACAACTTGGCACTACAACAGATGATCGGGTTCCAAGGTTCAACCCATGTTGTGTTTACAAACCTACAGTAGCATAAACAAATAGGCTTCTGGTAAAAATAACTCTTGTGGGCCAAGAATTACAGAAAACCAGACACGCCATACCAGTTTAATACCAAGGAAAGATTTATATGTAAacctttcaaaaacaaaatacgTGGAAAGTTTTAACTGCTTTGCATTTAGTCCTTTTTCCAGAAACTcttaactattattatttatttcctgCATTTTTCTTGTTTAGTGTTTGGAGCTTATGCTGttaagatatatttttttatattggaTTGTTTGTCTATTAAGCATATAGTTATACCTGTATTTACAAACCCCACAACAGGCTCTTAGAAAGAACAAGCTGCCTGTGATCCAAGGCCTAACAGGATTACATgaaggaaaatattttaaaaatcctgTTGGATACGCCACTGACCAATAGCTGTGCACAAAGTTGGATGTCTTTAGTCTGAAAGACAACTCCCATGCTGGTGACATAATAACTCGTAAGTATTTTCATTCAGTAGTCCTAGCAACCCACTGATCCAAATGACTTGTGTGCACAAGTAGATATATGGGAATATTATATACAAGATTTAGGTAAATACTACTTATATGGGAATATTATATACAAGATTTAggtattatatacagtacaagATCTTATTATATACAAGATTAAAGTAAATACTGCTTTAGGTAAATACTACTCAAGCAGTATACTCAATCTTGTATATAATATCCCCATATATCTACCATACTTGTGTATACAAGTGCTTTTGAAAGAGTCATTTGGATCACTGGGTTGCTGTATTTACTGAATGAAAATACAGCattgtttccttttttttttttttttttttttggtatagATGTTGAAACTAAATCGTTCAATACTCCCTGGTctcctctgttttgtttgattgAAAAGTTCAATTCAACAATGATTGGTACAGCCAGAACAGACCAGCTTCCAAAGTATCATCAGCTCTTACACGCTCTAGAAGTGAATCagtaaaaaatacaacaaattcCAAAGTTTAACTGTCAGGTAGGGGGTGGTTTAAAAGAGAGCTACAGCAGATGGAGTGTGGGCATTAAACATTCTCTAATTAACATCATGTATCTCTATGCAGCCTATCAGATTCCAAGATGCatctaaatgaaaataacgCGCATGCTTTCTCTAATCCTCGTCTGTCCTGTCCTTTTTATCTGCTGGACTCGTAGCAGTCACATCATTATGGGAGATCGGAGCAGAGGGACGATGACATGCTGGTTATTTTGTCCATAATTGCAAGTGGATGGTTCTTCATTAAAACTACGTTCCGCGGTGTTTTGTTAACACTAGTGGCAAAATGTCTCTTACAGTCTTTTTGGGTCTGCTACTGGCATCTGGTGGCTTTCCACTTGTTCGGAGCACTTGTCCTTCCCAGTGCAGCTGCTTTTATCATAACCTGAGTGATGGTTCCAGAGCCAGGTTCGTGTGTATTTAATTATCTCAACTTTATTGAATGAAtgctatgcatttttttttttttcatttgaaatgtgGTGCACTGGTGCATTTTGGTTTTGCGCATTCCACATCATGAATGTATTTTATACATAACCAACATTGTGTGTAATATCGTTTAGGATGTATTTTGCACATgcacaaaatttatttttattttagtaggCTATTTTAAAAGATGACCAGTTTAAACAagaaaatttattttcatttcgcAATATGAGTGCATTTTGACGCAATTAATGATTCTTGACTTGTTCAAATTTTCTCAGACTCCGTCATTAAAGATTCGTGTGCGCGTGCTTTAAAATCCCTTATTATAAGTCTTTATTCTTGTTTCTAATGCGTTTCGCAGAAGTGTGATTTGCAACGATCCAGAGATTTCCCTGGTGCCCGCCACGTTCCCAGAGGACACCTCGAAACTTCGGATTGAAAAGACTGCCATAAAGAGGATCCCGAGCGAGGCTTTTAGCTACCTCTCTAATTTAGAATTCCTTTGGATGTCTTTTAACGTTTTATCCTCTCTTAACTCGGACAGTTTTCGTGGCTTGTACAGTTTAGAGGAACTAAGGTTAGACGGAAATTCGCTCACTTCTTTTCCGTGGGAATCCCTCATGGACATGCCCAGTCTGAGGCTACTCGATATACACAACAACCAGCTGTCCTCAGTACCCTCTGAGGCTGCTCTCTACATGAAAAATTTAACCTACCTGGATCTATCCAGTAATAATCTGCTG contains these protein-coding regions:
- the rgra gene encoding retinal G protein coupled receptor a isoform X2, translated to MADMGISMNATIAAFSSFLRYWPYGSDGCQTHGFQGFMTALASIHFIAAIAWDRYHQYCTRTKLQWSSAITLVIFVWLFTAFWSAMPLIGWGEYDYEPLRTCCTLDYSKGDRNYVSYLIPMAIFNMGIQVFVVLSSYQSIDRKFKKTGQAKFNCGTPLKTMLFCWCPYGILAFYAAVENATLVSPKLRMMAPILAKTSPTFNVFVYALGNENYRGGIWQLLTGQKIETPAIENKSK
- the rgra gene encoding retinal G protein coupled receptor a isoform X1, coding for MVTSYPLPEGFSDFDVFSLGSCLLVEGLLGFFLNAVTVVAFLKIRELRTPSNFLVFSLAMADMGISMNATIAAFSSFLRYWPYGSDGCQTHGFQGFMTALASIHFIAAIAWDRYHQYCTRTKLQWSSAITLVIFVWLFTAFWSAMPLIGWGEYDYEPLRTCCTLDYSKGDRNYVSYLIPMAIFNMGIQVFVVLSSYQSIDRKFKKTGQAKFNCGTPLKTMLFCWCPYGILAFYAAVENATLVSPKLRMMAPILAKTSPTFNVFVYALGNENYRGGIWQLLTGQKIETPAIENKSK